A stretch of Arachis hypogaea cultivar Tifrunner chromosome 15, arahy.Tifrunner.gnm2.J5K5, whole genome shotgun sequence DNA encodes these proteins:
- the LOC112748469 gene encoding uncharacterized protein isoform X1 has product MVGQGQWKKPSRSDEVVDPDEQARIADQIRAQFEALAPKRPIKPNRSEPDQEDPTVDLHVTNSIPELHKLHSLQSQSHDIVFKEGWADAQDEFVETEYYKKLASIDKQHHAQTGTGFIKVVTEGAYEIHHLLPQNHVIAAHETKPAGRGYKCNPATNDWLPNVHDQQHHQVFTSFKPNRSDSS; this is encoded by the exons ATGGTGGGGCAGGGGCAATGGAAGAAGCCCAGTAGAAGCGACGAGGTTGTTGACCCTGATGAGCAAGCGAGGATCGCTGATCAGATCAGAGCTCAATTCGAAGCCTTGGCTCCCAAACGACCCATCAAACCCAACAGAAGCGAACCAGATCAAGAAGACCCCACCGTTGACCTCCATGTCACTAATTCCATACCCGAGCTACACAAGCTTCATTCTCTCCAGTCTCAATCTCAT GATATAGTTTTTAAGGAGGGGTGGGCAGATGCGCAGGATGAGTTTGTAGAAACCGAGTATTACAAGAAGTTAGCATCTATTGACAAACAGCATCACGCC CAGACAGGGACTGGGTTTATAAAGGTGGTCACGGAAGGAGCTTATGAGATACATCACTTGCTTCCACAGAACCATGTAATCGCTGCTCATGAAACTAAGCCAGCAGGACGAGGCTACAAATGCAACCCTGCCACTAATGACTGGCTTCCCAATGTTCATGATCAACAACACCATCAA GTGTTCACCTCATTCAAGCCAAATCGGAGCGACAGTTCTTAA
- the LOC112748469 gene encoding uncharacterized protein isoform X2: MVGQGQWKKPSRSDEVVDPDEQARIADQIRAQFEALAPKRPIKPNRSEPDQEDPTVDLHVTNSIPELHKLHSLQSQSHDIVFKEGWADAQDEFVETEYYKKLASIDKQHHATGTGFIKVVTEGAYEIHHLLPQNHVIAAHETKPAGRGYKCNPATNDWLPNVHDQQHHQVFTSFKPNRSDSS; this comes from the exons ATGGTGGGGCAGGGGCAATGGAAGAAGCCCAGTAGAAGCGACGAGGTTGTTGACCCTGATGAGCAAGCGAGGATCGCTGATCAGATCAGAGCTCAATTCGAAGCCTTGGCTCCCAAACGACCCATCAAACCCAACAGAAGCGAACCAGATCAAGAAGACCCCACCGTTGACCTCCATGTCACTAATTCCATACCCGAGCTACACAAGCTTCATTCTCTCCAGTCTCAATCTCAT GATATAGTTTTTAAGGAGGGGTGGGCAGATGCGCAGGATGAGTTTGTAGAAACCGAGTATTACAAGAAGTTAGCATCTATTGACAAACAGCATCACGCC ACAGGGACTGGGTTTATAAAGGTGGTCACGGAAGGAGCTTATGAGATACATCACTTGCTTCCACAGAACCATGTAATCGCTGCTCATGAAACTAAGCCAGCAGGACGAGGCTACAAATGCAACCCTGCCACTAATGACTGGCTTCCCAATGTTCATGATCAACAACACCATCAA GTGTTCACCTCATTCAAGCCAAATCGGAGCGACAGTTCTTAA
- the LOC112748463 gene encoding cytochrome P450 81E8 has product MSIHLYYFFLVIISVISLVALNLFFFRSRKSKNLPPAPPYLPIVGNLHQLKQPLHRCLNELSQKYGKVFSLWFGSRLVVVVSSQTAAQECFSKNDIVLANRPYFLVGKYIAYNYTTLVSSPYGDHWRNLRRIVATEVLSTHRIDSFLEIRRDEIMRLVQKLALKASTNDDDFARVELSSMFSEMAYNTIMRMVSGKRYYGDDCDVTDVEEAKLFREIIKELMVLAAADNPGDFIALLRWFRLDDLEKRLKRISKRIDSFLQGLIDEHRSGMRNTNTMIDHLLTLQHSHPQYYTDQIIKGLILVMVSAGTDTSAVTLEWAMSNLLNHPEIIEKARKEIETQIGEDRIVDESDITNTRLPYLQNIVNETFRLHPAAPLLLPHYSSEDSTLEGYKVPQNTIVLVNAWAIHRDPKVWSDDSTQFKPERFEKEGEANNLLTFGMGRRACPGINLAQRTVTLTLGLLIQCFQWKRITSQKIDMTEDKGLTMPKKIPLETMCRLREQFATRIFYSKTLTRDPS; this is encoded by the exons ATGTCAATCCACCTCTATTATTTCTTCCTTGTCATCATCTCTGTTATCTCTCTTGTGGCTCTCAACCTTTTCTTCTTCCGGTCAAGAAAATCCAAAAACCTTCCTCCAGCTCCACCTTATCTTCCCATAGTCGGAAACCTCCACCAACTCAAACAACCATTACACCGATGCTTGAATGAGCTGTCACAAAAGTATGGCAAAGTCTTTTCCCTCTGGTTCGGCTCCCGCCTTGTGGTTGTCGTTTCATCACAAACGGCAGCGCAAGAATGCTTCTCCAAAAACGACATCGTCCTCGCAAACCGCCCTTACTTTCTCGTTGGAAAGTACATCGCCTACAACTACACAACCCTGGTGTCTTCTCCCTACGGCGACCACTGGCGCAACCTCCGTCGCATCGTGGCCACGGAGGTTCTCTCGACGCATCGAATCGACTCGTTCTTGGAGATCCGAAGAGACGAGATCATGAGGCTTGTGCAAAAGCTGGCTCTGAAAGCTTCCACCAACGACGATGACTTTGCCAGAGTGGAGCTAAGTTCCATGTTCTCGGAAATGGCGTACAACACTATCATGAGGATGGTTTCTGGAAAAAGATACTACGGTGATGATTGTGACGTCACTGATGTTGAAGAAGCAAAGCTATTCAGGGAGATTATCAAGGAGTTGATGGTTTTGGCAGCAGCAGATAACCCCGGAGATTTCATAGCTCTGCTTCGTTGGTTTCGTCTTGATGATTTAGAGAAAAGGTTAAAGAGGATTAGTAAGAGAATTGATTCTTTCTTACAAGGTCTCATTGATGAGCATCGCAGTGGCATGAGGAACACTAACACCATGATTGATCATCTTTTAACTCTGCAACACTCCCACCCTCAATATTATACGGATCAAATTATCAAAGGACTTATTCTG GTTATGGTATCCGCTGGAACAGATACATCAGCTGTTACTTTAGAATGGGCAATGTCTAATTTATTAAACCATCCAGAAATAATAgaaaaggcaagaaaagaaatagagacaCAAATTGGAGAAGATCGCATTGTTGACGAATCTGACATTACAAACACAAGACTCCCTTACCTTCAAAACATTGTCAATGAGACATTTCGATTGCATCCTGCAGCACCATTATTGCTACCACATTACTCTTCTGAAGATAGCACCCTAGAAGGATATAAGGTACCACAAAACACAATAGTATTAGTGAATGCTTGGGCTATTCATAGAGATCCCAAAGTGTGGAGTGACGACTCTACACAATTTAAGCCTGAGAGGTTTGAAAAAGAAGGTGAAGCAAATAATCTACTTACATTTGGAATGGGAAGAAGAGCTTGTCCAGGAATAAATTTGGCACAACGTACTGTCACATTGACTTTAGGCTTATTGATTCAATGTTTTCAGTGGAAACGAATAACATCTCAAAAAATTGATATGACCGAAGATAAAGGACTTACCATGCCAAAGAAAATTCCCTTAGAAACTATGTGTAGGTTGCGTGAGCAATTTGCAACTAGGATTTTTTATTCGAAAACATTAACGCGAGATCCTAGTTAA
- the LOC112748468 gene encoding cytochrome P450 81E8, with product MMELSYYNSLLLLLVVFITSYKLFTKRFKNLPPSPPSLPLIGNLHLLKPPVFRTFYGLSQKYGPIFSFRLGSQLSVVVSSASLAEECFTKNDIVLANRLRSLKTKHLTYNNTVVITSPYGDHWRNLRRICSLEILSTQRLNSFTGIRRDETARLIRSLSQGLGEGFTRVEVRSKLTELTFNTIMRMVSGKRYYGEECDGTSAEEAKKFRDVMDDMAKFGLSSNLGDFVPVVRWFDFSGDNRKLQMIGEKMDALFQGLIDEHRSKKESSNTMIDHLLSFQESQPEYYTDQIIKGLIMAMMVAGTETSAITIEWALSNLLNHPQVLEKARMELDTHVGQERLLEEDDLTKLTYLHNIISETLRLYPAAPMLLPHLSAQDCTLGGYHVPRNTLVFVNAWAIHRDPDLWAQSSTFMPQRFANPEANNNPYALMPFGMGRRACPGSGLAQRTVGLTLGSLIQCFDWNRIGEEEVDMTEGHGTLMSKAIPLEAQCKARPIITKIFSQ from the exons ATGATGGAACTTTCGTATTataactctcttcttcttctcctcgttGTTTTCATCACTTCTTACAAGCTATTCACAAAGAGATTCAAAAACCTACCACCATCTCCACCGTCTCTTCCCCTAATCGGCAACCTCCACCTCCTGAAACCACCCGTCTTCCGCACCTTCTACGGCTTATCACAAAAATACGGTCCCATTTTCTCGTTTCGCTTGGGTTCCCAACTCTCCGTGGTCGTTTCCTCCGCCTCCTTGGCCGAAGAATGTTTTACCAAAAACGACATCGTCCTCGCGAACCGTCTCCGTTCCCTCAAGACCAAGCACCTAACCTACAACAACACCGTGGTGATAACTTCGCCGTACGGCGACCACTGGCGCAACCTCCGCCGCATCTGCTCCCTGGAGATCCTCTCCACTCAGCGTCTCAACTCTTTTACGGGAATCCGAAGGGACGAAACGGCGAGGTTGAtccggagcttgagtcaggggtTAGGCGAGGGTTTCACGAGAGTTGAAGTTAGATCGAAATTGACGGAGCTAACGTTCAACACGATCATGAGAATGGTAAGTGGGAAACGGTACTACGGGGAAGAATGCGATGGGACGAGTGCGGAGGAGGCGAAGAAGTTCAGGGATGTGATGGATGATATGGCGAAGTTCGGATTGAGTTCGAATCTTGGGGATTTTGTGCCTGTGGTTCGGTGGTTCGATTTCAGTGGTGATAATAGAAAACTCCAAATGATTGGTGAGAAGATGGATGCTCTGTTTCAAGGGCTGATCGATGAGCATAGAAGCAAGAAGGAAAGTTCAAACACCATGATAGATCACTTGCTCTCCTTTCAAGAATCTCAGCCAGAGTATTACACCGATCAAATTATCAAAGGGCTTATCATG GCCATGATGGTGGCTGGAACAGAGACTTCGGCTATAACAATAGAATGGGCACTGTCGAATCTGTTAAACCATCCACAAGTGTTGGAGAAAGCAAGGATGGAGTTGGACACTCATGTTGGACAAGAGAGGCTCTTAGAAGAAGACGACCTTACCAAATTAACCTACCTTCATAACATAATCTCTGAGACTTTGAGACTCTACCCTGCAGCGCCAATGCTGTTGCCTCATCTCTCCGCTCAGGACTGCACCCTTGGAGGCTACCATGTGCCACGTAATACTTTGGTTTTCGTCAATGCGTGGGCCATCCATCGGGACCCGGACTTGTGGGCCCAATCTTCAACTTTCATGCCTCAAAGATTTGCGAATCCTGAAGCCAACAATAACCCTTATGCCTTGATGCCGTTTGGGATGGGGAGGAGGGCGTGTCCTGGCTCCGGCCTGGCCCAGAGAACCGTGGGCTTGACTTTGGGCTCTTTGATACAATGCTTTGATTGGAACCGGATTGGCGAGGAAGAAGTTGACATGACAGAAGGACACGGAACTCTCATGTCAAAGGCTATTCCATTGGAGGCCCAATGTAAAGCCCGTCCAATCATCACCAAGATTTTCTCTCAATGA